From one Dermatophagoides farinae isolate YC_2012a chromosome 5, ASM2471394v1, whole genome shotgun sequence genomic stretch:
- the LOC124499747 gene encoding sodium-dependent glucose transporter 1A → MFFFFLVVFFQFYFLFFQKKNQLLHNFFFRNSSNSCFVSFFFCFLFFVDLFCFFSPFDIQIENFNYSQNFAKFLKKRKLIDSRFPWHLSSIYIIVSIICINFFSNQIKYKITAKMKMSRSYKYIITFSLFFCYFAYGVNFYVVGPTLIELADLFQTSIEQICLIYTVRSAGYTCGSLSGFLFKYINRQLIFVFFMALMGITLAIMPHVTGLTWLFVLAGINGFSIGSFDTAINVWVLEIWAEESGPFMQALHFTYGIGSFVAPLICEPFLSTESIHGGGGHGPPVTGNSVPTTPATLISTENSSIMKIESVVNNSHKMILNLNDTKFHDFLSHIDPVDPIDYLIYIPYAIAGAITVFSALIVLGLYYYKKYEPPTKVRRSQEMKSDKSGVAMLENGLEPPFPCKRSFMDKMPPCLTIWLVSMGSMFLTFFVGMEQMHLQFLPTFAVNTELDLSPSTAAMMSSAAAFAFTIGRCLSIPLAIKLKPQTILYANHFLMLVGTILLAIYANNSETMLWVGNIILGCGFSSVYASIYAFLEQKIRVTNRIGSIFVFAGGLTAAVSPSLVGQYIEANPLILVWFNLACCLLCLTIFVIIHLTVYLQSTKPTKKTFDDGIVVDEELKERQLQLIGSTEIGVVITSITDISDSDLDEKYVAPA, encoded by the exons atgttttttttttttttggttgttttttttcaattttattttttattttttcaaaaaaaaaatcaattgttgcataattttttttttcgtaactcttcaaattcttgttttgtttcattttttttttgttttttgtttttcgttgatctgttttgttttttttcgccatttgatatacaaattgaaaactttAATTATTCCCAAAATTTTGCCAAATTcttgaagaaaagaaaattaattgataGCCGATTTCCTTGGCATCTATCCAGTATATATATAATCGTATCAATAATttgtatcaattttttttctaatcaaaTTAAGTACAAAATAACCGCCAAAATGAAGATGTCACGTAGCTATAAATATATTatcacattttcattgtttttctgCTATTTTGCCTAT gGCGTCAATTTCTATGTGGTTGGTCcaacattgattgaattggcCGATCTATTTCAAACAAGTATTGAACAAATCTGTCTTATTTATACGGTACGATCTGCCGGCTATACATGTGGATCATTAA GTGGCTTTCTATTCAAATACATTAATcgtcaattgatttttgtatttttcatgGCATTAATGGGTATTACATTGGCTATAATGCCACATGTGACCGGATTGACATGGTTATTCGTATTAGCCGGTATTAATGGCTTTTCTATCGGTTCATTTGATACGGCCATCAATGTATGGGTATTAGAAATTTGGGCCGAAGAAAG TGGACCGTTTATGCAAGCATTACATTTTACCTATGGAATTGGTTCATTTGTTGCTCCATTAATCTGTGAACCATTTTTATCGACTGAATCTAttcatggtggtggtggccatGGTCCACCTGTTACCGGTAATTCAGTACCAACAACACCGGCCACATTAATTTCGACAGAAAATTCATccataatgaaaatagaatCGGTGGTTAATAATAGCCATaaaatgatattgaatttgaacgATACCAAATTCCATGATTTTCTCAGCCATATTGATCCTGTCGATCCAATCGATTATCTAATCTATATTCCATATGCAATTGCTGGAGCAATCACTGTGTTCAGCGCTTTGATCGTATTAggtctttattattataaaaaatatgaacCACCAACCAAAGTTAGACGGTCacaagaaatgaaatcagATAAATCAGGTGTTGCTATGCTTGAAAATG GCCTTGAACCACCATTCCCATGTAAACGAAGTTTCATGGATAAAATGCCACCATGTCTTACAATATGGTTGGTCAGCATGGGCTCAATGTTTTTGACGTTTTTTGTGGGCATGGAACAAATGCATCTACAATTTTTACCAACATTCGCTGTAAATACTGAACTTGATCTTAGTCCATCGACAGCTGCAATGATGAGCTCTGCGGCTGCATTTGCATTCACTATTGGTCGTTGTCTTTCGATTCCATTAGCCATCAAACTCAAACCACAGACAATTCTTTATGCAAATCATTTTCTTATGTTGGTAGGAACAATTTTATTGGCAATTTATGCAAACAATTCCGAAACAATGCTCTGGGTGGGCAACATTATTCTTGGTTGTGGTTTCTCATCAGTTTACGCATCTATCTATGCATTCTTAGAGCAAAAAATCCGAGTGACCAATCGAATTGGTTCGATATTTGTATTCGCTGGTGGTCTAACGGCGGCTGTATCGCCATCATTAGTTGGTCAATATATTGAAGCTAATCCATTGATATTGGTATGGTTCAATTTAGCCTGTTGTCTACTTTGTTTGACAATATTTGTCATCATACATTTAACCGTTTATcttcaatcaacaaaaccaacaaagaaaacatttgatgatggaatcGTTGTCGATGAAGAATTAAAAGAAAGACAGCTACAATTGATTGGCAGCACAGAAATTGGCGTTGTCATTACAAGTATCACTGATAtttctgattctgatttagatgaaaaatatgTGGCACCAGCTTAG